A portion of the Nitratidesulfovibrio termitidis HI1 genome contains these proteins:
- the rdgC gene encoding recombination-associated protein RdgC: protein MGFLNASSSFTRFRIADPVPATLWPTLPDKLKQFCFRDIDNTSDERSWGWVCFDDMLDTAWRTAPPEKGGYIAFSLRQDTRRIPAAVLKKHLSLALREEEARNKEQGKKFISRERKKELKEQTRLRLMSRFLPIPAEFNVLWAIDTGIIYFASTQSKMLDLFSDYFTLTFDLHLEPLTPYALAASMLDEAAMTRLDTLEPTRFAG from the coding sequence ATGGGTTTTCTTAACGCCAGCAGCAGCTTTACCCGGTTCCGCATCGCGGACCCGGTGCCCGCCACCCTCTGGCCCACCCTGCCCGACAAGCTGAAGCAGTTCTGCTTCCGCGATATCGACAATACTTCCGACGAACGCTCATGGGGCTGGGTCTGTTTTGACGACATGCTCGACACCGCCTGGCGCACCGCGCCACCCGAAAAGGGTGGATACATTGCCTTTTCGCTGCGGCAGGACACCCGGCGCATTCCCGCCGCCGTGCTGAAGAAGCACCTGTCCCTTGCCCTGCGCGAGGAAGAGGCTCGCAACAAGGAACAGGGCAAGAAGTTCATCTCGCGCGAACGCAAGAAGGAACTGAAGGAACAGACCCGGCTGCGCCTGATGTCGCGTTTTCTGCCCATCCCCGCGGAATTCAACGTTCTGTGGGCCATCGACACGGGCATCATCTATTTCGCCTCCACGCAGTCGAAGATGCTCGACCTGTTCTCCGACTATTTCACGCTGACCTTCGACCTGCACCTGGAGCCGCTGACGCCGTACGCGCTGGCCGCCTCCATGCTGGACGAGGCCGCCATGACCCGCCTGGACACGCTGGAACCCACCCGGTTCGCCGGGTAG